The Triticum aestivum cultivar Chinese Spring chromosome 3A, IWGSC CS RefSeq v2.1, whole genome shotgun sequence genome includes a region encoding these proteins:
- the LOC123060161 gene encoding glutamine-dependent NAD(+) synthetase, whose amino-acid sequence MRLLRVATCNLNQWAMDFDTNLRNVKESISRAKAAGAVVRIGPELELTGYGCEDHFLEQDTTAHAWECLKDILSGDYTDDILCSIGMPIIFKSVRYNCQVFCLNRKIIMIRPKMSLANDGNYREFRWFSAWTYKDELVDFQLPIDVSEVIDQETVPFGYGYLQFLDVSLAAETCEELFTANAPRIDLAFSGVEVFMNASGSHHQLRKLNLRIDSMRDATRLCGGVYMYANHQGCDGGRLYYDGCCCIAVNGDVVAQGSQFSLKDVEVLDALIDLDAVSSYRACVSSFREQASHVTKVPCVKVQYKLCQTFRDGMIPTDPIEVMYHCPEEEIAFGPSCWLWDYLRRSRASGFLLPLSGGADSSSVAAIVGCMCQLVIKDIDKGDEQVKADAMRIGQYRDGEFPTDSRELAKRLFYTVYMGTENSSEDTRSRAKRLAEEIGSFHFDVPIDSVVSAFLSLFERLTGKRPRYKVDGGSHTENLGLQNIQARIRMVLAFMMASLMPWVHNKSGFYLVLGSSNVDEGLRGYLTKYDCSSADINPIGSVSKQDLRAFLRWAAVHLQYSSLAEVEAAPPTAELEPIRTDYSQLDEVDMGMTYEELSIYGRLRKIFRCGPVSMFQNLCHRWCGRLSPSEVADKVKHFFKYYAINRHKMTVLTPSYHAESYSPEDNRFDLRQFLYNSTWPYQFRKIDQLVQDIDKDGKWVEDRRADSQLRQRGAARPAQGGGMGVVAAGSANPGVGL is encoded by the exons aTGAGGCTTCTGCGGGTGGCCACCTGCAACCTCAACCAGTGGGCCATGGACTTCGACACCAACCTCCGCAACGTCAAGGAGTCCATCTCCCGGGCCAAGGCCGCCGGCGCCGTCGTCCGCATCGgccccgagctcgagctcaccggaTACGGCTGCGAGGACCATTTCCTCGAGCAGGACACCACCGCGCACGC ATGGGAGTGCCTGAAGGACATTTTGTCTGGTGACTATACAGATGACATCTTGTGCAGCATAGGAATGCCTATTATTTTCAAGAGTGTGCGGTACAACTGCCAGGTTTTCTGCCTAAATCGCAAGATAATTATGATTCGGCCAAAGATGTCCCTTGCAAATGATGGGAACTATCGTGAATTTCGATGGTTTTCTGCTTGGACATATAAAGATGAACTTGTCGATTTTCAACTCCCTATTGATGTCTCAGAGGTTATAGACCAGGAAACTGTACCTTTTGGTTATGGTTATCTGCAGTTTCTCGACGT ATCTTTGGCCGCCGAAACCTGTGAAGAGCTATTTACTGCAAATGCTCCTCGGATTGATCTAGCATTCAGTGGCGTTGAGGTCTTCATGAATGCAAGTGGAAGCCATCATCAGTTAAGGAAGCTCAACCTTCGGATTGATTCCATGAGAGACGCAACCCGTTTATGTGGTGGTGTATACATGTATGCTAATCACCAGGGTTGTGATGGTGGCCGCCTTTATTATG ATGGCTGCTGCTGCATTGCGGTGAATGGGGATGTGGTTGCCCAGGGATCACAATTCTCATTGAAGGATGTTGAAGTGTTGGATGCTTTGATAGATCTGGATGCT GTATCAAGTTATCGAGCATGTGTTTCTAGTTTTAGGGAGCAAGCAAGTCATGTAACAAAAGTACCTTGTGTTAAGGTACAATATAAGCTTTGCCAAACATTTCGTGATGGAATGATCCCAACTGATCCAATTGAG GTTATGTATCACTGTCCTGAGGAGGAGATTGCATTTGGACCTAGTTGCTGGCTGTGGGATTATCTTCGCAGAAGTCGAGCATCTGGATTTTTGCTTCCACTTTCTGGTGGTGCGGATAGTTCGTCCGTTGCAGCAATTGTTGGCTGCATGTGCCAGCTTGTCATAAAAG ATATAGATAAAGGAGATGAGCAAGTTAAGGCAGATGCTATGCGGATTGGTCAGTACAGAGATGGGGAGTTCCCCACAGACAGCAGAGAGCTTGCAAAACGTTTATTTTATACTGTTTACATGGGAACAGAAAATAG TTCTGAAGATACCAGATCACGCGCCAAAAGGCTGGCGGAAGAGATTGGTTCATTCCACTTTGATGTACCTATTGACAGTGTAGTGTCTGCATTTCTTTCTTTGTTTGAAAGATTAACTGGCAAGCGACCACGCTACAAG GTTGACGGGGGATCACATACTGAGAATCTGGGATTGCAAAATATTCAAGCTCGAATCAGGATGGTGCTGGCCTTTATGATGGCTTCTCTAATGCCATGGGTTCATAACAAGTCTGGGTTCTATCTTGTTCTTGGAAGCTCAAATGTGGATGAAGGATTGCGTGGTTACTTGACGAAA TATGACTGCAGTTCAGCTGATATAAACCCCATTGGAAGTGTAAGTAAGCAAGACCTTAGGGCTTTCCTACGATGGGCAGCAGTTCATCTTCAGTATTCTTCATTGGCTGAGGTTGAAGCTGCACCTCCTACTGCAGAGCTTGAGCCAATCCGCACAGATTATAGCCAG TTGGATGAAGTGGACATGGGGATGACATACGAGGAGTTATCGATATATGGGAGATTAAGGAAAATATTCCGATGCGGTCCTGTTTCGATGTTTCAG AACCTCTGCCACAGGTGGTGTGGGCGACTATCCCCCTCAGAAGTGGCCGATAAAGTGAAGCACTTCTTCAAGTACTATGCCATAAACCGGCACAAGATGACGGTCTTGACACCATCCTATCACGCTGAG AGCTATTCACCAGAGGATAACAGGTTCGATCTCCGGCAGTTCCTATACAACTCGACATGGCCGTACCAGTTTCGCAAGATTGATCAACTTGTACAAGATATCGACAAAGATGGCAAATGGGTGGAAGATCGTCGCGCAGACTCGCAGCTGAGACAACGCGGAGCCGCTAGGCCTGCCCAGGGAGGTGGAATGGGAGTCGTGGCCGCGGGATCTGCCAATCCCGGTGTTGGGCTGTAA